One window of Nitrospirota bacterium genomic DNA carries:
- a CDS encoding acetyl-CoA carboxylase carboxyltransferase subunit alpha, producing MHNYLEFEKPVVDLENKIEELRRIADGKDVNITSEIRKLEKKASDLRINIFSKLTPWQKTQIARHADRPHTLDYIKLLMEDFVELHGDRNFSDDPAIVAGIARFEGFPVVVIGHQKGKTTRERIERNFGQPHPEGYRKALRIMRLADRFNKPLITFIDTPGAYPGLGAEERGQAEAIAKNLYMMFKLKNPIISVVIGEGGSGGALALSVADRILMLEHSIYSVISPEGCAAILWKKAPNETGPKDFERASAALKITAEDLKKFGVCDDIIPEPAGGAHKDHKEIAENMKRALLLHIEELSNKTPEMRIKERYDKFRKIGAVNGDSI from the coding sequence ATGCATAATTACCTTGAATTTGAAAAACCTGTAGTAGATCTTGAGAACAAGATCGAAGAGCTGAGGCGCATCGCTGACGGCAAGGACGTCAATATAACCTCTGAGATACGCAAGCTTGAGAAAAAGGCATCTGACCTGAGGATCAATATCTTTTCAAAGCTTACGCCGTGGCAGAAGACCCAGATAGCCCGGCATGCCGACAGGCCCCATACCCTTGACTATATAAAGCTCCTGATGGAAGACTTTGTCGAGCTTCACGGCGACAGGAACTTCTCTGACGACCCGGCAATAGTAGCAGGCATCGCAAGGTTTGAAGGATTCCCTGTTGTAGTCATCGGCCACCAGAAGGGCAAGACCACAAGGGAGAGGATCGAGAGGAACTTCGGCCAACCCCACCCTGAAGGATACAGAAAGGCGCTGAGGATAATGAGGCTCGCTGACCGTTTCAATAAGCCGCTCATCACCTTCATTGATACACCCGGAGCCTATCCCGGTCTCGGCGCTGAAGAAAGAGGCCAGGCTGAAGCTATCGCCAAGAACCTTTACATGATGTTCAAATTGAAGAACCCTATCATCTCTGTCGTGATCGGAGAAGGCGGAAGCGGCGGAGCGCTTGCCCTTTCAGTCGCAGACAGGATACTTATGCTTGAACATTCGATCTACTCTGTCATATCCCCTGAAGGATGCGCCGCTATCTTATGGAAGAAAGCCCCTAACGAGACAGGGCCGAAGGATTTTGAGAGAGCATCCGCAGCGCTTAAGATCACTGCTGAAGACCTCAAGAAATTCGGGGTCTGCGACGATATAATACCCGAACCCGCAGGAGGCGCGCACAAAGACCACAAAGAGATCGCAGAGAACATGAAAAGAGCGTTACTGCTCCATATCGAGGAACTCTCAAACAAAACCCCTGAGATGCGCATCAAAGAGAGATACGACAAGTTCAGAAAGATCGGCGCGGTTAATGGAGATAGTATTTAG
- the trpD gene encoding anthranilate phosphoribosyltransferase codes for MIKEAISLLIEGKDLSKIQMADSMRDIMEGKATDAQTASFLTALRLKGETIEEITGAAMIMREKVTAIKAPANTVDTCGTGGDMAHTFNISTTSAIVVSACGVPVAKHGNRSVSSRSGSADVLESLGVKIDLAPEKVERCLQETGFGFMFAPLFHPAMKYAIGPRKEMGIRTVFNILGPLTNPAGAKRQVLGVFSDTLTETMAHVLQNLGIEHAFIVHGKDGLDEITNTDATKISELKNGDVNTYYLSPSDIGFKKAGKAELAGGTAQDNAKITIDILKGSPGAKRDITIMNSAAALIAGGHADGFFEAVRQAEETIDSGAAQRKLEEIIAITNKI; via the coding sequence ATGATAAAAGAAGCAATCAGTTTATTAATAGAGGGCAAAGACCTTTCAAAAATCCAGATGGCTGATTCCATGAGGGATATCATGGAGGGCAAGGCGACAGACGCCCAGACCGCCTCTTTTCTGACCGCCCTGAGATTAAAGGGAGAAACGATTGAGGAGATAACAGGCGCCGCAATGATAATGAGGGAAAAGGTGACCGCCATAAAGGCACCTGCCAATACCGTTGACACATGCGGGACAGGCGGCGATATGGCTCATACATTCAATATATCCACAACATCTGCCATTGTCGTATCGGCATGCGGCGTGCCTGTAGCAAAGCACGGCAACCGCTCTGTCTCAAGCAGGTCGGGAAGCGCTGATGTTCTTGAGTCGCTTGGAGTAAAGATAGACCTTGCTCCGGAAAAAGTAGAGCGCTGTCTTCAGGAGACCGGGTTCGGCTTCATGTTCGCCCCGCTCTTTCATCCTGCCATGAAGTACGCAATCGGCCCGCGAAAAGAGATGGGCATAAGGACCGTCTTCAATATACTCGGGCCGCTTACTAACCCTGCCGGCGCAAAGAGACAGGTGCTCGGAGTATTCAGCGACACGCTTACGGAGACAATGGCGCATGTACTCCAAAACCTCGGCATTGAGCATGCTTTTATCGTTCACGGCAAAGACGGGCTGGATGAGATCACAAATACGGATGCCACAAAAATATCCGAACTGAAAAACGGAGATGTTAACACCTATTATTTGTCTCCTTCGGATATAGGATTTAAGAAAGCAGGCAAGGCCGAGCTTGCCGGAGGAACAGCTCAGGATAATGCAAAGATAACTATTGATATACTTAAAGGCTCACCCGGCGCCAAGAGAGACATTACCATAATGAACTCTGCCGCAGCCCTGATAGCAGGCGGCCATGCTGATGGTTTTTTTGAAGCTGTCAGACAGGCTGAAGAGACGATTGACTCAGGAGCAGCGCAAAGAAAACTTGAAGAAATAATAGCGATCACAAATAAGATTTAA
- a CDS encoding tyrosine-type recombinase/integrase: protein MKDVGEIHNKDIQKGYGEVNMPDALARKYPNAAKEWAWQYIFPASQLTVDPEDGVVRRYHIHETVMQKSVREAMKKAGIVKHASVHTLRHSFATHLLMSGVNIREIQTLMGHKHVETTMIYTHVLRDVSKVPASPLDVLYNKTELHQK from the coding sequence TTGAAAGATGTAGGAGAGATTCATAATAAGGATATTCAGAAAGGATATGGTGAAGTTAATATGCCGGATGCCCTTGCCCGTAAATATCCGAATGCCGCAAAGGAATGGGCATGGCAGTATATATTCCCTGCGTCGCAACTCACAGTTGACCCTGAAGATGGAGTGGTAAGACGTTATCATATTCATGAAACTGTTATGCAAAAGAGTGTGAGGGAAGCGATGAAAAAAGCAGGGATTGTGAAACATGCTTCTGTTCATACATTAAGGCATAGCTTTGCAACGCATCTCTTAATGAGCGGTGTAAATATTCGGGAGATACAGACTCTCATGGGACACAAGCATGTGGAGACAACCATGATTTACACACATGTCCTGAGAGACGTATCAAAAGTGCCTGCAAGTCCGCTTGATGTGCTGTATAACAAGACTGAATTGCATCAGAAGTAG
- a CDS encoding DNA polymerase III subunit alpha, producing the protein MHSGYVPLHLHTHYSLLDGAIRIDDMIEKALEYKLAAISITDHGNMFGAIEFYKKVSKAGLKPIIGCEVYVAPESHLKKDSAGGKAETSFHLILLCKDIHGYQNLTRLVSKAYLDGFYYKPRIDKDMLSQYSGGLIGLSACLKGEVSFFLHKGMIDKAREAALSYMHILGADNFYLEVQANELPEQDIINSQLIELGKDLHIGVVATNDCHYLNKEDSSAHDALLCIQTGKTLDDKERMRFSRNSFYFKSPDEIKAYFKDNPEVIENTKKVAERCNLDLKFGKFHLPRYNTDNTDDLDAYLKSLVESGLKEKLGGDIPEEYASRLVTELKTINAMGFSSYFLIVWDFIKYAKSKDIPVGPGRGSAAGSLVAYSLDITGIDPMKYDLLFERFLNPDRVSMPDIDIDFCMDRRSEVIDYVTNKYGKDHVAQIITFGTMKARGAIRDVGRVMNMPYAEVDRVAKLIPSDLKMTIDKALNAEPQLKELYETNDDIKKLIDIAKRLEGLSRHASTHAAGIVISPEPLTDYLPLYKASNEDAVVTQYDMDAIKDMGLLKFDFLGLKTLTVIDKAEKIINSNLLPEDKLRAGHFSIKNIPLDDKETFDLLSSAKTTGIFQLESSGMRDLLVRIRPSVFEDLIALVALYRPGPLGSGMVDEFIKGKKDQESSNETITSGSLSKLSLPELDKILKETHGIILYQEQVMKVAHKIANFTLAQADILRKAMGGKNPEEMEKLKNTFIEGAKKNKISEKKAEKLYGLILQFAEYGFNKSHSAAYALIAYQTAYLKAHYPVEFMAASLSSDMDNTEKVVAYIIECRDMDIEILPPDLNESKREFTVMGRAIRFGLEAVKGVGGSAIEAIISTRESGRFVSYFDFCLRADSRKVNKKVIEGLIKAGAMDSFGRRAQLMEALASIMDSAMKAQKELHSGQGSMFDMHTPAAEDLPEVEEWIESKRLTMEKEALGFYISGHPLNKFKEQLAKLSVKSTTSIRECNDKEDVNICGIVQSIKKITTKKGDMMAALTIEDMYGTVEAVVFPDTYTKCSELLSQEEPIVIAGHIDKSDKGVKVIAKEVVSINDTTGALKAVSTSGRASRGNGREKQAEQKFRSLVLVMNNDTEPLRLRKLQDIFTKHSGYCNVYLKIISPEKWETTLSTDFKIMPSNELLVEVKNILGESSAILN; encoded by the coding sequence ATGCATTCCGGCTACGTTCCGCTTCACCTCCATACCCATTACAGCTTGCTTGATGGGGCAATTAGAATTGATGACATGATCGAGAAGGCCCTCGAGTATAAGCTCGCTGCTATCTCTATTACCGACCACGGGAACATGTTCGGGGCGATAGAGTTTTATAAAAAGGTCTCAAAGGCCGGACTGAAGCCGATAATAGGCTGTGAGGTATATGTCGCGCCTGAAAGCCACCTGAAAAAGGATTCAGCCGGCGGAAAAGCAGAGACATCGTTTCACCTTATACTCCTTTGCAAAGATATACACGGTTATCAAAACCTTACCCGGCTGGTGAGCAAGGCGTATCTCGATGGATTCTATTACAAGCCGAGAATAGACAAGGACATGCTGTCTCAGTACAGCGGTGGGCTTATCGGCCTGTCAGCCTGCCTTAAAGGTGAGGTATCATTCTTTCTTCATAAGGGTATGATCGACAAGGCAAGAGAAGCGGCGCTAAGTTATATGCACATCCTCGGAGCAGATAACTTCTATCTTGAAGTACAGGCAAACGAGCTTCCTGAACAGGATATTATCAACAGCCAATTGATAGAGCTCGGCAAAGACCTCCACATAGGGGTTGTCGCAACCAATGACTGCCACTACCTGAATAAAGAAGACTCAAGCGCGCATGACGCTCTCTTATGCATACAGACCGGCAAGACCCTTGACGACAAGGAGAGGATGAGGTTCTCCAGGAATTCCTTCTATTTCAAGAGTCCTGACGAGATAAAAGCTTATTTCAAAGATAACCCTGAAGTAATTGAAAACACAAAGAAGGTTGCTGAAAGATGTAACCTTGACCTTAAGTTCGGGAAGTTCCATCTGCCCAGGTATAACACAGACAATACTGATGACCTTGACGCATATTTAAAGAGCCTTGTCGAGTCAGGACTCAAGGAAAAGCTCGGCGGCGATATACCGGAAGAATACGCATCAAGGCTTGTCACAGAGCTGAAGACGATAAATGCGATGGGCTTTTCCTCCTACTTCCTGATAGTCTGGGACTTTATCAAATATGCAAAGAGCAAAGACATACCTGTAGGCCCGGGAAGAGGTTCTGCGGCAGGAAGCCTTGTGGCTTACAGCCTTGACATAACCGGTATCGACCCAATGAAATACGACCTTCTGTTTGAGAGGTTCCTGAATCCTGACAGGGTGAGCATGCCTGATATAGATATAGATTTCTGCATGGACAGAAGGTCAGAGGTAATTGATTACGTGACCAATAAGTACGGCAAAGATCATGTCGCCCAGATAATAACGTTCGGGACTATGAAGGCGCGCGGCGCAATAAGAGATGTCGGCAGGGTGATGAACATGCCTTATGCTGAAGTGGACAGGGTCGCCAAACTTATCCCGTCTGACCTGAAGATGACCATTGACAAAGCGCTTAATGCAGAGCCTCAACTGAAAGAACTTTACGAAACAAATGACGACATAAAGAAACTGATCGATATTGCCAAGAGGCTTGAGGGACTCTCAAGGCATGCCTCAACGCATGCCGCAGGAATTGTTATATCACCGGAACCTCTGACCGATTACCTTCCGCTTTACAAAGCTTCTAACGAAGATGCCGTAGTCACGCAGTATGATATGGACGCGATAAAAGATATGGGACTGCTCAAGTTCGACTTCCTCGGCCTCAAGACGCTTACTGTAATTGACAAGGCTGAGAAGATAATCAACAGCAATCTTCTGCCTGAAGACAAGTTGCGAGCTGGACATTTTTCTATAAAGAATATCCCCCTTGATGACAAAGAGACATTTGACCTCCTGAGCTCTGCAAAGACCACCGGAATATTTCAGCTTGAAAGTTCCGGCATGAGAGACCTTCTTGTAAGGATAAGGCCTTCGGTCTTTGAAGACCTTATAGCGCTTGTAGCGCTTTACAGGCCGGGGCCTCTTGGAAGCGGAATGGTGGATGAGTTCATAAAGGGCAAGAAAGACCAGGAATCTTCTAATGAGACAATAACTTCAGGTTCTCTGTCAAAGCTCTCATTGCCTGAGCTGGACAAGATACTTAAAGAGACACACGGCATTATCCTCTATCAGGAGCAGGTTATGAAGGTCGCGCACAAGATCGCAAACTTCACGCTTGCTCAGGCTGATATCCTGAGAAAGGCTATGGGCGGAAAGAACCCTGAGGAGATGGAGAAGCTTAAGAACACCTTCATTGAAGGCGCGAAGAAGAACAAGATATCCGAGAAGAAGGCAGAAAAACTATACGGGCTGATACTTCAGTTTGCCGAGTACGGTTTCAATAAGTCACATTCCGCGGCATATGCGCTTATAGCATACCAAACCGCATATCTGAAGGCCCACTACCCTGTTGAGTTCATGGCAGCATCCCTGAGTTCGGATATGGATAATACTGAAAAGGTCGTTGCATATATTATCGAGTGCAGGGATATGGATATAGAGATACTTCCGCCTGACCTGAATGAAAGCAAGAGGGAATTCACCGTCATGGGAAGGGCTATACGTTTCGGCCTTGAAGCTGTCAAAGGTGTTGGCGGCTCGGCTATCGAGGCTATCATCTCGACAAGAGAGAGCGGCCGTTTCGTTTCATACTTTGATTTCTGCTTAAGGGCTGATTCAAGAAAGGTGAACAAGAAGGTGATCGAAGGCCTGATAAAAGCAGGAGCCATGGATTCATTCGGCAGAAGGGCGCAGCTCATGGAAGCATTGGCTTCTATAATGGATTCCGCAATGAAGGCACAGAAAGAGCTGCACTCAGGGCAGGGGAGCATGTTCGACATGCATACACCTGCGGCTGAAGACCTGCCTGAAGTCGAGGAGTGGATCGAGTCAAAGCGCCTGACCATGGAAAAAGAAGCGCTTGGTTTTTATATATCAGGGCATCCGCTTAACAAGTTTAAGGAACAGCTTGCCAAACTTTCAGTCAAATCCACAACATCAATAAGAGAATGCAATGACAAGGAAGATGTCAATATCTGCGGCATAGTACAAAGCATCAAGAAGATAACTACAAAGAAGGGAGATATGATGGCAGCCCTCACTATCGAAGATATGTACGGCACTGTTGAGGCGGTCGTCTTCCCGGACACATACACAAAGTGCAGCGAGCTTTTATCACAGGAGGAGCCGATAGTCATAGCAGGACATATCGACAAGTCTGACAAAGGCGTGAAGGTAATTGCCAAAGAGGTCGTCTCCATAAATGATACCACAGGGGCATTGAAGGCGGTCTCAACATCAGGAAGGGCTTCGAGGGGGAACGGCCGTGAAAAACAGGCAGAACAAAAATTCAGGTCACTTGTCCTTGTAATGAATAACGATACCGAACCGCTGAGGCTCAGGAAGCTCCAGGATATATTCACAAAACATTCAGGCTACTGCAATGTATACCTTAAGATCATATCTCCAGAGAAATGGGAGACAACGCTCTCAACTGATTTCAAGATTATGCCTTCCAACGAGCTGCTTGTTGAAGTAAAAAATATCCTTGGAGAAAGCTCCGCAATTCTTAATTAA
- a CDS encoding diguanylate cyclase, which translates to MKILVVEDDPISRKLLEKTVKSWGHEVIAAENGMIAWEIFLKEEIKFIIADWMMPEMDGVTLCKNIRALNKTGYIYFILLTGKDKKEDIVEGLEAGADDYVAKPFDVAELKVRVRAGERILNLEKELTQKNNELGNLNKRLEEIARTDALMEIGNRHAFYESIKKSHHRACRYLQNYGLIMCDIDYFKNYNDTYGHMEGDILLKKVADTLKEVIRLSDDIFRWGGEEIVVIVHEQEKSQTIVVAEKLRQAIESLKIEHKGCERGYLTISCGVAAFNENDKHNEWKEILDRADKALYIAKQSGRNRVCVPTDKVETAPSS; encoded by the coding sequence ATGAAGATACTTGTTGTTGAAGATGACCCCATATCAAGAAAACTCCTGGAGAAGACCGTCAAGAGCTGGGGTCACGAAGTAATAGCCGCTGAAAACGGAATGATAGCCTGGGAAATATTCCTGAAAGAGGAGATCAAGTTCATAATCGCGGACTGGATGATGCCGGAAATGGATGGCGTCACATTGTGCAAAAACATACGCGCCCTGAATAAAACAGGATATATTTATTTCATACTGCTTACCGGCAAGGACAAAAAAGAGGACATAGTTGAAGGGCTTGAGGCAGGCGCTGATGATTACGTTGCAAAACCTTTTGATGTTGCAGAGCTTAAGGTCAGAGTCAGGGCGGGAGAGAGAATTCTGAACCTTGAAAAGGAACTTACACAGAAGAATAACGAACTGGGCAATTTAAATAAAAGGCTGGAGGAAATAGCCAGGACAGACGCCCTCATGGAGATCGGGAACCGCCATGCCTTTTATGAATCGATAAAGAAGTCCCATCACCGCGCGTGCAGATACCTTCAGAATTACGGCCTGATAATGTGCGATATCGATTACTTTAAAAACTATAACGATACATACGGCCATATGGAAGGCGATATTCTCCTTAAGAAAGTTGCTGACACATTGAAAGAAGTCATAAGGCTGTCTGACGACATATTCAGATGGGGCGGTGAAGAGATAGTCGTAATAGTGCATGAGCAGGAGAAGTCTCAGACAATAGTTGTAGCTGAAAAACTCAGACAGGCGATAGAGTCTTTGAAGATTGAGCATAAAGGCTGCGAAAGAGGCTACCTCACCATAAGCTGCGGTGTTGCGGCATTTAACGAAAATGACAAGCACAACGAGTGGAAGGAGATCCTTGACCGCGCCGACAAGGCCCTCTACATCGCAAAACAGTCCGGCAGAAACCGTGTCTGCGTACCAACCGATAAAGTGGAAACAGCGCCCTCTTCATAA
- a CDS encoding endonuclease domain-containing protein — protein sequence MTKGLTHLAKDLRKRSTDVEQLLWSRLRASRFEGMKFRRQHPIGQYIADFVCLERKLIIELDGGQHALPEEILKDRQRDAWLEKEGYTVVRFWDNEVLSNTSGVLEVIRRRLHSTPSPQSPPLKGGEVAAHSK from the coding sequence ATGACAAAAGGGTTAACGCACCTTGCAAAAGACCTCAGGAAAAGATCAACTGATGTCGAGCAGTTATTATGGAGCCGTTTACGTGCAAGCCGATTTGAAGGTATGAAGTTTAGACGTCAGCACCCTATTGGGCAATATATCGCCGACTTTGTTTGCCTTGAAAGAAAGCTAATCATCGAATTAGATGGCGGCCAGCATGCTTTGCCGGAGGAAATCCTGAAAGACAGACAAAGAGATGCCTGGCTTGAAAAAGAGGGCTATACTGTTGTGCGTTTTTGGGATAATGAGGTTTTGAGTAATACAAGCGGAGTTCTTGAAGTAATAAGGAGGAGGCTTCATAGTACACCCTCCCCTCAATCCCCTCCCCTCAAGGGAGGGGAAGTAGCTGCCCACTCAAAATAA
- a CDS encoding IS3 family transposase, with protein IFEYIEMFYNRIRRHSALGYKSPVSFELEDIAA; from the coding sequence GTATATTCGAATATATTGAAATGTTCTATAATCGAATTAGAAGGCATTCAGCTCTGGGATATAAATCTCCGGTATCATTTGAACTGGAGGATATAGCAGCCTAA